In Rathayibacter sp. VKM Ac-2762, one DNA window encodes the following:
- the ftsX gene encoding permease-like cell division protein FtsX, translating into MRFALIWSEVASGLRRNVSMVVSVILVTFISLTFVGTAILLQMQIGQMKNFWYDKAQVAVYMCTATSGGSNCSGSDATAEQIDAVQGQLEGATLAPYIDRSYFEDHDQAYANFQEQFAGNPVAEYVTPDLLNQTFWINLKDPTQSDVIVESLSSVSGVESVTDQRQYLDQIFSILNAASYTAIGIAVLMLVAAVLLIATTIRLSAFSRRRELGIMRLVGASNRFIQTPFILEGVFAALVGSILAGVAVVAIVQVFVQGFLAYRIPLTSFVGLDDALIVVPILIVVGIVLAAVSANVAIARYLRV; encoded by the coding sequence GTGAGATTCGCACTGATCTGGTCGGAGGTCGCCAGCGGCCTCCGGCGCAACGTCTCCATGGTCGTCTCGGTGATCCTGGTGACCTTCATCTCCCTCACCTTCGTCGGCACGGCGATCCTGCTCCAGATGCAGATCGGCCAGATGAAGAACTTCTGGTACGACAAGGCGCAGGTCGCGGTGTACATGTGCACTGCCACCTCCGGCGGCTCGAACTGCAGCGGCTCCGACGCCACCGCCGAGCAGATCGACGCGGTGCAGGGCCAGCTCGAGGGCGCCACGCTCGCGCCGTACATCGACCGCTCCTACTTCGAGGACCACGACCAGGCCTACGCGAACTTCCAGGAGCAGTTCGCGGGCAACCCGGTCGCCGAGTACGTCACTCCCGACCTGCTCAACCAGACCTTCTGGATCAACCTGAAGGACCCGACCCAGTCGGACGTCATCGTGGAGAGCCTGTCGAGCGTCTCGGGAGTCGAGAGCGTCACCGACCAGCGGCAGTACCTCGACCAGATCTTCTCGATCCTCAACGCGGCGAGCTACACGGCCATCGGCATCGCCGTCCTGATGCTCGTCGCGGCCGTGCTGCTCATCGCCACGACGATCCGCCTCTCGGCGTTCTCGCGGAGACGGGAGCTGGGCATCATGCGGCTCGTGGGGGCCTCGAACAGGTTCATCCAGACCCCGTTCATCCTCGAGGGGGTCTTCGCCGCGCTGGTCGGCTCGATCCTCGCGGGAGTCGCGGTGGTCGCCATCGTGCAGGTCTTCGTGCAGGGGTTCCTGGCGTACCGGATCCCGTTGACCTCCTTCGTGGGACTCGACGACGCTCTGATCGTCGTGCCGATCCTGATCGTGGTCGGCATCGTCCTGGCCGCGGTCTCGGCGAACGTCGCGATAGCGCGGTACCTGCGGGTCTGA
- the ftsE gene encoding cell division ATP-binding protein FtsE produces MIRFDNVSKQYRGGTRPALNAIDLEILRGEFVFLVGASGSGKSSCLRLILKEERPSSGSIHVLGQNLGKISSRKVPYFRRNMGVVFQDFRLLPNKSVFDNVAFSLQVIGKSKGYIQEAVPDTLKMVGLAGKASRLPHELSGGEQQRVAIARAVVNKPAVLLADEPTGNLDPTTSAGIMALLERINAGGTTVIMATHEAGIVDQMKRRVIELSAGSIVRDESQGGYGQTESITVVHDGVVVVAADDHAVAEQPAPPAIIDSELAPAEVPEIDLRQEAPAPPPEPARLSQTAAQPRVPEGRRSAAVEPEREPEPAAEPAAAPRVVELQSQTGPIFLPADTGALPEESLAARLGLRAHAGEGDETGDDQQNVGPVK; encoded by the coding sequence ATGATTCGCTTCGACAACGTCTCCAAGCAGTATCGGGGCGGCACGAGACCCGCCCTCAACGCCATCGATCTCGAGATCCTCCGGGGCGAGTTCGTCTTCCTCGTCGGCGCCTCCGGCTCCGGCAAGTCGAGCTGCCTCCGCCTGATCCTCAAGGAGGAGCGCCCCTCCTCCGGGTCGATCCACGTGCTCGGGCAGAACCTCGGCAAGATCTCGAGCCGCAAGGTCCCGTACTTCCGCCGCAACATGGGCGTCGTGTTCCAGGACTTCCGGCTGCTGCCGAACAAGTCGGTCTTCGACAACGTCGCGTTCAGCCTCCAGGTGATCGGCAAGTCGAAGGGCTACATCCAGGAGGCCGTCCCGGACACGCTCAAGATGGTGGGCCTCGCGGGCAAGGCGTCGCGCCTGCCCCACGAGCTCTCCGGCGGCGAGCAGCAGCGCGTGGCGATCGCCCGCGCCGTCGTCAACAAGCCGGCCGTCCTGCTGGCCGACGAGCCCACGGGCAACCTCGACCCGACCACGAGCGCCGGCATCATGGCGCTGCTCGAGCGGATCAACGCGGGTGGCACGACCGTGATCATGGCGACCCACGAGGCCGGCATCGTCGACCAGATGAAGCGCCGCGTCATCGAGCTCTCGGCAGGCAGCATCGTCCGCGACGAGAGCCAGGGCGGCTACGGCCAGACCGAGAGCATCACCGTCGTCCACGACGGCGTCGTGGTCGTGGCGGCCGACGACCACGCGGTCGCCGAGCAGCCCGCGCCCCCGGCGATCATCGACAGCGAGCTCGCGCCCGCCGAGGTCCCCGAGATCGACCTGCGCCAGGAGGCCCCGGCCCCGCCGCCCGAGCCGGCCCGCCTCTCGCAGACCGCCGCCCAGCCCCGCGTCCCCGAGGGCCGCCGCTCCGCCGCCGTCGAGCCGGAGCGCGAGCCGGAGCCGGCCGCCGAGCCCGCCGCCGCCCCGCGCGTCGTCGAGCTGCAGAGCCAGACCGGTCCGATCTTCCTCCCCGCCGACACCGGCGCCCTGCCCGAGGAGTCGCTCGCCGCGCGCCTCGGCCTCCGCGCCCACGCGGGCGAGGGCGACGAGACCGGCGACGACCAGCAGAACGTAGGACCCGTCAAGTGA
- the prfB gene encoding peptide chain release factor 2: MLDNDFTEQITALRSTFADIRAVIDVDGLRSKIAELSEQAGAPDLWDDTANAQKVTSALSHRQSELARITAIDRRLDDLEVLVEMANEAEDAESEQEAIAELSSLQKVMGELEVQTLLDGEYDDRPAVVTIRAGAGGVDASDFAEMLMRMYLRWAEKHKYAATVMDASYAEEAGIKSATFQIDAPYAFGTLSVEAGTHRLVRMSPFGAAGKRQTSFAAVEVIPLMEEAGAIEIPDNDIRVDVFRSSGPGGQSVNTTDSAVRLTHLPTGTVVSMQNEKSQIQNRAAAMRVLQSRLLLLQKEQEAATKKELAGTITASWGDQMRSYVLAPYQMVKDLRTDHEVGNPSHVFDGDLDGFIAAGIRWRKSS, encoded by the coding sequence ATGCTGGACAACGACTTCACCGAGCAGATCACTGCTCTCCGCTCCACCTTCGCCGACATCCGCGCCGTCATCGACGTGGACGGCCTCCGCTCGAAGATCGCCGAGCTCAGCGAGCAGGCCGGCGCCCCCGACCTGTGGGACGACACGGCCAACGCGCAGAAGGTGACCAGCGCCCTCAGCCACCGCCAGTCCGAGCTCGCGCGGATCACCGCGATCGACCGGCGCCTGGACGACCTCGAGGTGCTCGTCGAGATGGCGAACGAGGCCGAGGACGCCGAGTCCGAGCAGGAGGCGATCGCCGAGCTCTCCTCCCTCCAGAAGGTCATGGGCGAGCTCGAGGTGCAGACCCTGCTCGACGGCGAGTACGACGACCGCCCCGCCGTGGTCACCATCCGCGCGGGAGCGGGCGGCGTCGACGCCTCCGACTTCGCCGAGATGCTCATGCGCATGTACCTCCGCTGGGCCGAGAAGCACAAGTACGCGGCGACCGTCATGGACGCCAGCTACGCGGAGGAGGCGGGCATCAAGTCGGCCACCTTCCAGATCGACGCCCCCTACGCCTTCGGCACGCTCTCGGTCGAGGCCGGAACCCACCGCCTCGTGCGGATGAGCCCCTTCGGCGCCGCGGGCAAGCGCCAGACCTCCTTCGCCGCGGTCGAGGTCATCCCGCTGATGGAGGAGGCCGGGGCGATCGAGATCCCGGACAACGACATCCGCGTGGACGTCTTCCGCTCCTCCGGCCCCGGCGGCCAGTCGGTGAACACCACCGACTCCGCGGTGCGCCTCACCCACCTGCCCACCGGCACCGTCGTGTCGATGCAGAACGAGAAGAGCCAGATCCAGAACCGCGCCGCGGCGATGCGCGTGCTCCAGTCGCGGCTCCTGCTGCTGCAGAAGGAGCAGGAGGCGGCCACCAAGAAGGAGCTCGCCGGCACCATCACCGCGAGCTGGGGCGACCAGATGCGCAGCTACGTCCTCGCTCCGTACCAGATGGTGAAGGACCTGCGCACCGACCACGAGGTCGGCAACCCCTCGCACGTGTTCGACGGCGATCTGGACGGCTTCATCGCCGCCGGGATCCGCTGGCGGAAGTCCTCCTAG